CATTTGCTCCCGAAAGTATAACATCCAGCTCAGGACCCGAAGCGGTGGCCACGATTACGAGGGCGTTTCCTTTGTTTCCAGCCTCCCCTTTGCCATTCTGGACTTGATCAAGTTCCGGTCGATCGAGGTTAACGTTGGGGAGAAGTCGGCGTGGGTCCAAACCGGAGCCACGCTAGGTGAACTCTATTATAGCATTGCTAATAAGAGCGACACTTTAGCTTTTCCGGCGGGTATTTGTCCCACGGTGGGCACGGGTGGCCACATCAGCGGCGGCGGGTACGGGATGTTGTTGCGAAAATATGGGTTGGCGGCGGACCACGTGATTGACGCCCGAATCATGGATGTTAACGGGAGAATTCTGGACCGGAAATCCATGGGGGAGGATCTCTTCTGGGCTATCaggggcggcggcggcgctAGCTTCGGCATCATACTCGCCTGGAAACTGGAACTGGTTCCCGTGCCTGAAACCGTCACGGTATTCAATATTTCCAAAACCCTGGAACAAAACTTAACAAACCTATTGTATAAATGGCAGTTTTTCGCCAACAAGGCCGACAGAAACCTCTACCTCAGAGTCGTCCTACAAAACACCAACACTACTGGGGAGAGAACAGTAGAGGGTTTGTTCAATGCACAATACCTCGGAAGATCCGAAGCCTTGCTAGCCATGATGCAGAAAGGATTTCCAGAATTGGGCGTCACCAAATCCGACTTAACCGAGATGAGTTGGATCAACACCGTAACCTATCACTACCCCGTCGACAGCCTACTCAACCGCTCCTTCAATCTCAAACAACGGAGCTTCAAGATCAAGTCCGACTATGCCAAACGCCCCTTTACCCCCCAAATTTTCCAAGGAATGTTGGAACTGTTTAAAGAAGAAGACATCAACGGGCCGAATATGCAGCTTGTTCCCTATGGAGGGATAATGGATGAGATTTCGCCCTCAGAAACGCCTTATCCACACAGGGCAGGTAACCTATTTTTCCTCGGATACGCCACTGGATGGGACGAAGTCGGCCAAGTCGCGGCTCAGAAGCATCTCTCGTGGATTCGCAAGCTTTACGCTTACTTGACTCCCTATGTTTCCAACAATCCCAGAGAATCCTACTCCAATTACAGGGATTTTGACCTGGGACAAAACAATTTGGTCGGGACAACCAGCCTGGATCAGGCAAGTTCTTGGGGTTATAAATATTTCATGAATAACTTCTATAGGCTTGCCAAAGTGAAGGCTTTGGTGGATCCAGATAACTTCTTCAGGAATGAACAGAGCATTATTCCACTTTCATATCCACTTTGATCCAATTCATTATATTGCCTTGCCGCCACAACGTaacatacatttatatatgcatgcattctAGCTATAGTTACAATAAAATTTTTTNNNNNNNNNNNNNNNNNNNNNNNNNNNNNNNNNNNNNNNNNNNNNNNNNNNNNNNNNNNNNNNNNNNNNNNNNNNNNNNNNNNNNNNNNNNNNNNNNNNNNNNNNNNNNNNNNNNNNNNNNNNNNNNNNNNNNNNNNNNNNNNNNNNNNNNNNNNNNNNNNNNNNNNNNNNNNNNNNNNNNNNNNNNNNNNNNNNNNNNNNNNNNNNNNNNNNNNNNNNNNNNNNNNNNNNNNNNNNNNNNNNNNNNNNNNNNNNNNNNNNNNNNNNNNNNNNNNNNNNNNNNNNNNNNNNNNNNNNNNNNNNNNNNNNNNNNNNNNNNNNNNNNNNNNNNNNNNNNNNNNNNNNNNNNNNNNNNNNNNNNNNNNNNNNNNNNNNNNNNNNNNNNNNNNNNNNNNNNNNNNNNNNNNNNNNNNNNNNNNNNNNNNNNNNNNNNNNNNNNNNNNNNNNNNNNNNNNNNNNNNNNNNNNNNNNNNNNNNNNNNNNNNNNNNNNNNNNNNNNNNNNNNNNNNNNNNNNNNNNNNNNNNNNNNNNNNNNNNNNNNNNNNNNNNNNNNNNNNNNNNNNNNNNNNNNNNNNNNNNNNNNNNNNNNNNNNNNNNNNNNNNNNNNNNNNNNNNNNNNNNNNNNNNNNNNNNNNNNNNNNNNNNNNNNNNNNNNNNNNNNNNNNNNNNNNNNNNNNNNNNNNNNNNNNNNNNNNNNNNNNNNNNNNNNNNNNNNNNNNNNNNNNNNNNNNNNNNNNNNNNNNNNNNNNNNNNNNNNNNNNNNNNNNNNNNNNNNNNNNNNNNNNNNNNNNNNNNNNNNNNNNNNNNNNNNNNNNNNNNNNNNNNNNNNNNNNNNNNNNNNNNNNNNNNNNNNNNNNNNNNNNNNNNNNNNNNNNNNNNNNNNNNNNNNNNNNNNNNNNNNNNNNNNNNNNNNNNNNNNNNNNNNNNNNNNNNNNNNNNNNNNNNNNNNNNNNNNNNNNNNNNNNNNNNNNNNNNNNNNNNNNNNNNNNNNNNNNNNNNNNNNNNNNNNNNNNNNNNNNNNNNNNNNNNNNNNNNNNNNNNNNNNNNNNNNNNNNNNNNNNNNNNNNNNNNNNNNNNNNNNNNNNNNNNNNNNNNNNNNNNNNNNNNNNNNNNNNNNNNNNNNNNNNNNNNNNNNNNNNNNNNNNNNNNNNNNNNNNNNNNNNNNNNNNNNNNNNNNNNNNNNNNNNNNNNNNNNNNNNNNNNNNNNNNNNNNNNNNNNNNNNNNNNNNNNNNNNNNNNNNNNNNNNNNNNNNNNNNNNNNNNNNNNNNNNNNNNNNNNNNNNNNNNNNNNNNNNNNNNNNNNNNNNNNNNNNNNNNNNNNNNNNNNNNNNNNNNNNNNNNNNNNNNNNNNNNNNNNNNNNNNNNNNNNNNNNNNNNNNNNNNNNNNNNNNNNNNNNNNNNNNNNNNNNNNNNNNNNNNNNNNNNNNNNNNNNNNNNNNNNNNNNNNNNNNNNNNNNNNNNNNNNNNNNNNNNNNNNNNNNNNNNNNNNNNNNNNNNNNNNNNNNNNNNNNNNNNNNNNNNNNNNNNNNNNNNNNNNNNNNNNNNNNNNNNNNNNNNNNNNNNNNNNNNNNNNNNNNNNNNNNNNNNNNNNNNNNNNNNNNNNNNNNNNNNNNNNNNNNNNNNNNNNNNNNNNNNNNNNNNNNNNNNNNNNNNNNNNNN
This portion of the Ipomoea triloba cultivar NCNSP0323 chromosome 5, ASM357664v1 genome encodes:
- the LOC116020259 gene encoding berberine bridge enzyme-like 26 is translated as MSAQNSRFTGPGTPKPVVIITPLRESHVRAALICSRKYNIQLRTRSGGHDYEGVSFVSSLPFAILDLIKFRSIEVNVGEKSAWVQTGATLGELYYSIANKSDTLAFPAGICPTVGTGGHISGGGYGMLLRKYGLAADHVIDARIMDVNGRILDRKSMGEDLFWAIRGGGGASFGIILAWKLELVPVPETVTVFNISKTLEQNLTNLLYKWQFFANKADRNLYLRVVLQNTNTTGERTVEGLFNAQYLGRSEALLAMMQKGFPELGVTKSDLTEMSWINTVTYHYPVDSLLNRSFNLKQRSFKIKSDYAKRPFTPQIFQGMLELFKEEDINGPNMQLVPYGGIMDEISPSETPYPHRAGNLFFLGYATGWDEVGQVAAQKHLSWIRKLYAYLTPYVSNNPRESYSNYRDFDLGQNNLVGTTSLDQASSWGYKYFMNNFYRLAKVKALVDPDNFFRNEQSIIPLSYPL